The Kitasatospora paranensis genome has a window encoding:
- a CDS encoding ABC transporter permease has product MLDAPAPAVPATAAELAPAARLLPALAAVYRAQLARARVARIPLLFVATFQSLGILVMMRGVVDPGDNPAAHAVVAGSAVLVVAFVALNLLAQYFGRLRATGGLDHYATLPVPPAAVVLGAAGAYASFTLPGTVVTAAAGAWMFDLPVAHLWVLLAVVPLAGAALSGLGAAFGLLAPRQEIATLLGQLGMSAALLLGVLPVSHLPEPVRRLRDLLPSTYGVEAFARTFTASPDWAAVLGDLAVCAAVGLCSLTAATWAYRRATR; this is encoded by the coding sequence ATGCTCGACGCCCCGGCCCCCGCCGTCCCCGCGACCGCCGCCGAGCTGGCCCCCGCCGCCCGGCTGCTGCCCGCGCTCGCCGCCGTCTACCGGGCGCAGCTGGCCCGGGCCCGGGTGGCCCGGATCCCGCTGCTGTTCGTGGCGACCTTCCAGTCGCTCGGCATCCTGGTGATGATGCGCGGCGTCGTCGATCCCGGTGACAACCCGGCCGCGCACGCCGTGGTGGCCGGCTCGGCGGTGCTGGTGGTCGCCTTCGTCGCGCTCAACCTGCTCGCCCAGTACTTCGGCAGGCTCCGGGCCACCGGCGGCCTCGACCACTACGCGACGCTGCCGGTGCCGCCCGCCGCGGTGGTGCTGGGCGCGGCCGGCGCGTACGCGTCGTTCACGCTGCCGGGCACGGTGGTGACGGCCGCCGCCGGTGCCTGGATGTTCGATCTGCCGGTCGCCCACCTGTGGGTCCTGCTGGCCGTCGTCCCGCTCGCCGGGGCGGCACTGTCCGGGCTGGGCGCCGCCTTCGGGCTGCTCGCGCCGCGCCAGGAGATCGCCACGCTGCTCGGCCAGCTGGGCATGTCGGCGGCCCTGCTGCTGGGCGTGCTGCCGGTCTCCCACCTGCCGGAGCCGGTGCGCCGGCTGCGCGACCTGCTGCCGTCCACGTACGGCGTGGAGGCGTTCGCCCGGACGTTCACGGCCTCGCCCGACTGGGCGGCCGTCCTCGGTGACCTGGCGGTCTGTGCGGCCGTCGGGCTCTGCTCGCTCACGGCGGCGACCTGGGCGTACCGGCGGGCCACCCGCTGA
- the ybaK gene encoding Cys-tRNA(Pro) deacylase, protein MAKKTKKGGQGTPATVALESAGVAFTVHAYDHDPAAASYGGEAAEVLGVPAERVFKTLVAEVDGALVVGVVPVSGALDLKALAAAVGGKRAAMADPAAAERSSGYVLGGISPLGQRRPLRTVLDDSALAHPTVFVSAGRRGLEVELAPADLLALTGAGTAAIGR, encoded by the coding sequence ATGGCGAAGAAGACGAAGAAGGGCGGCCAGGGCACCCCGGCCACCGTCGCGCTGGAGAGTGCGGGCGTCGCGTTCACCGTGCACGCCTACGACCACGACCCGGCCGCCGCCTCCTACGGCGGGGAGGCCGCCGAGGTGCTGGGCGTCCCCGCGGAGCGGGTGTTCAAGACGCTGGTCGCCGAGGTCGACGGCGCCCTGGTCGTGGGCGTCGTCCCGGTCTCCGGCGCGCTCGACCTCAAGGCGCTGGCTGCGGCGGTCGGCGGCAAGCGGGCGGCGATGGCCGACCCGGCGGCCGCCGAGCGCAGCAGCGGCTACGTCCTCGGCGGCATCTCGCCGCTGGGCCAGCGGCGGCCGCTGCGGACCGTCCTGGACGACAGCGCGCTCGCCCATCCGACCGTCTTCGTGTCGGCCGGGCGGCGCGGCCTGGAGGTCGAGCTCGCCCCGGCCGACCTGCTCGCCCTCACCGGTGCCGGCACGGCGGCCATCGGGCGCTGA
- a CDS encoding RidA family protein produces the protein MTAGSPSGSAGSPAAPGPHRVSGSSPWEEQFGYSRAVAVGDFVLVAGTTAFDDGVVQHEGDPFLQTVAAFRMAFKALERYGLSPADVVRTRMYLTHVRDADEAGRAHKKLFDAIRPVATMVVVEGLIDSRMMVEVEVEAYRSGLADSLEGKP, from the coding sequence ATGACCGCAGGATCACCGAGCGGCTCCGCCGGGAGCCCGGCCGCGCCGGGTCCGCACCGGGTCTCCGGCTCCTCCCCCTGGGAGGAGCAGTTCGGGTACTCCCGCGCGGTCGCGGTCGGGGACTTCGTCCTGGTGGCCGGCACCACCGCGTTCGACGACGGCGTCGTGCAGCACGAGGGCGACCCGTTCCTGCAGACCGTCGCCGCGTTCCGGATGGCCTTCAAGGCCCTGGAGCGGTACGGCCTGTCGCCGGCCGACGTGGTGCGCACCCGGATGTACCTCACCCACGTCCGGGACGCCGACGAGGCCGGCCGGGCGCACAAGAAGCTCTTCGACGCGATCCGCCCGGTGGCGACCATGGTCGTGGTGGAGGGCCTGATCGACTCCCGGATGATGGTCGAGGTCGAGGTGGAGGCCTACCGCTCCGGGCTCGCTGACTCCCTGGAAGGCAAGCCGTGA
- a CDS encoding LON peptidase substrate-binding domain-containing protein: MTERLPLFPLNTVLYPGLVMPLHVFEERYRRLVADLLAGPDEQPRRFGVLAIRDGREVAPVRESAGPAGPLDGLGTMTGDPLEALHRVGCVADVTTAREQSDGRYELLITGTTRFRLLSIDATGPYLVGETEELEEQSGKGAGALAAGVERAFRLYRKRLAGAKESTLAGEQELPLDPQVLSYLVAAAAVLPAPVKQELLACPDTAQRLDAELELLRRETALLAWLPSVPATDLTRQAFSPN; encoded by the coding sequence GTGACAGAACGGCTCCCGCTCTTCCCGCTCAACACGGTCCTGTACCCGGGCCTGGTGATGCCCCTGCACGTCTTCGAGGAGCGCTACCGCCGACTCGTCGCCGACCTGCTCGCCGGACCGGACGAGCAGCCGCGCCGGTTCGGCGTGCTCGCGATCCGGGACGGCCGCGAGGTCGCCCCCGTCCGGGAGAGCGCGGGCCCGGCCGGGCCGCTGGACGGCCTCGGCACCATGACCGGCGACCCGCTGGAGGCGCTGCACCGGGTGGGCTGCGTCGCCGACGTCACCACCGCCCGCGAGCAGTCCGACGGCCGGTACGAACTGCTGATCACCGGGACGACCCGGTTCCGGCTGCTCTCGATCGACGCCACCGGCCCGTACCTGGTCGGCGAGACGGAGGAGCTGGAGGAGCAGTCCGGCAAGGGCGCCGGCGCGCTGGCCGCCGGGGTGGAGCGCGCGTTCCGGCTGTACCGCAAGCGCCTGGCCGGGGCGAAGGAGTCCACCCTGGCCGGCGAGCAGGAGCTGCCGCTCGACCCGCAGGTGCTGTCCTACCTGGTGGCGGCCGCCGCCGTGCTGCCCGCCCCGGTCAAGCAGGAGCTGCTGGCCTGCCCGGACACCGCCCAGCGCCTCGACGCCGAGCTGGAGCTGCTGCGCCGGGAGACGGCCCTGCTGGCCTGGCTGCCGTCGGTGCCCGCGACCGACCTGACCCGCCAGGCCTTCAGCCCGAACTGA
- the priA gene encoding bifunctional 1-(5-phosphoribosyl)-5-((5-phosphoribosylamino)methylideneamino)imidazole-4-carboxamide isomerase/phosphoribosylanthranilate isomerase PriA yields MSRLELLPAVDVRDGQAVRLVKGASGTETSFGEPLAAALAWQAAGAEWLHLVDLDAAFGTGDNRALVAEVTGRLDIKVELSGGIRDDASLAAALATGCTRVNLGTAALESPEWVAKVIAEHGERIAVGLDVVGTTLRGRGWTSEGGDLYEVLARLDSEGCARYVVTDVNRDGTLTGPNLELLRTVCAATDRPVVASGGVSSLDDLRAIATLVPEGVEGSIVGKALYEQKFTLEEALEAVSR; encoded by the coding sequence GTGAGCCGCCTCGAACTCCTGCCCGCCGTCGATGTCCGCGACGGCCAGGCCGTCCGCCTGGTCAAGGGCGCCTCCGGCACCGAGACCTCCTTCGGCGAGCCGCTCGCCGCCGCCCTCGCCTGGCAGGCCGCCGGCGCCGAGTGGCTGCACCTGGTCGACCTCGACGCCGCCTTCGGCACGGGCGACAACCGCGCCCTGGTCGCCGAGGTCACCGGCCGCCTCGACATCAAGGTCGAGCTGTCCGGCGGCATCCGCGACGACGCCTCGCTCGCCGCCGCCCTCGCCACCGGCTGCACCCGCGTCAACCTCGGCACCGCCGCGCTGGAGAGCCCGGAGTGGGTCGCCAAGGTCATCGCCGAGCACGGTGAGAGGATCGCGGTCGGCCTCGACGTCGTCGGCACCACCCTGCGCGGCCGCGGCTGGACGAGCGAGGGCGGCGACCTGTACGAGGTCCTCGCCCGCCTCGACTCCGAGGGCTGCGCCCGCTACGTCGTCACCGACGTCAACCGCGACGGCACCCTCACCGGCCCCAACCTGGAGCTGCTGCGCACCGTCTGCGCCGCCACCGACCGGCCCGTCGTCGCCTCCGGCGGCGTGTCGTCCCTCGACGACCTGCGCGCCATCGCCACCCTGGTCCCGGAGGGTGTCGAGGGCTCGATCGTGGGCAAGGCCCTCTACGAGCAGAAGTTCACCCTCGAAGAGGCCCTGGAGGCTGTGTCCCGATGA
- a CDS encoding dihydrodipicolinate synthase family protein, translating into MELHGIHVPLVTPFAEDGSVAADALEGLARDALAAGAAGLVALGTTGEPATLSEDERHTVVAVLAEVCRAYGAPLTVGAGGNDTRRSADALAALAGTADAALVTVPSFLRPGEAGALAHLAHLAERSPVPLVVYHIPYRTAQPLGAAALREVLATPNVAGLKYAPGGIDQDAVELLADGPAGVMAGDDVFLSPLLAMGASGGILASAHLATGRFVELADAWHKGDAAHARDLGRRLARLSAAAFAEPNPTVVKAVLHAQGRIPTPDVRLPLLPAAPGRVGPVLAALAALDD; encoded by the coding sequence ATGGAACTCCACGGCATCCACGTCCCCCTGGTCACGCCCTTCGCCGAGGACGGCTCCGTCGCGGCCGACGCGCTGGAGGGCCTCGCCCGCGACGCCCTCGCCGCCGGCGCGGCCGGCCTGGTCGCGCTCGGCACCACCGGCGAACCGGCCACCCTCTCCGAGGACGAGCGGCACACCGTGGTCGCGGTCCTCGCCGAGGTCTGCCGCGCGTACGGCGCCCCGCTGACCGTCGGCGCGGGCGGCAACGACACCCGGCGGTCGGCCGACGCCCTGGCCGCGCTGGCGGGCACCGCCGACGCCGCCCTGGTGACGGTGCCGTCCTTCCTGCGGCCGGGCGAGGCCGGCGCCCTGGCCCACCTCGCCCACCTGGCGGAGCGCAGCCCGGTACCGCTGGTCGTCTACCACATCCCGTACCGGACGGCGCAGCCGCTCGGGGCGGCCGCCCTTCGGGAGGTGCTGGCGACGCCGAACGTCGCGGGCCTGAAGTACGCGCCGGGCGGCATCGACCAGGACGCGGTGGAACTGCTCGCGGACGGCCCCGCCGGGGTGATGGCCGGCGACGACGTCTTCCTGTCGCCGCTGCTGGCGATGGGCGCGAGCGGCGGCATCCTGGCCTCGGCGCACCTGGCGACCGGCCGTTTCGTCGAGCTGGCGGACGCCTGGCACAAGGGCGACGCCGCGCACGCCCGCGACCTCGGGCGGCGGCTGGCCCGGCTCTCCGCGGCGGCCTTCGCCGAACCCAACCCGACCGTCGTCAAGGCCGTGCTGCACGCCCAGGGACGGATCCCCACCCCCGACGTGCGGCTGCCGCTGCTGCCCGCCGCACCCGGCCGGGTCGGCCCGGTGCTCGCGGCGCTGGCCGCCCTCGACGACTGA
- the hisD gene encoding histidinol dehydrogenase: MISRIDLRGSVTDPRDLLPRAEFDVEAALEKVRPICEDVRHRGVAALIEITERFDGVRLESTRVPEERITAALETLDPKVRAALEESIRRARIVHADQRRTGHTTQVVPGGTVTQRWVPVDRVGMYVPGGLAVYPSSVVMSVVPAQAAGVRGIAVTSPPQKAFGGGVHPTILAACALLDVTEVYAVGGAQAVAMFALGTEECEPVNIVTGPGNIYVAAAKRLFAGRIGIDSEAGPTEIMVLADDSADAVEVASDLISQAEHGPTSGSVLVTDSPELADAVEAELKDQVARTKHSERVARALGGPQSGIILVDGVEQGLAVVNAYAAEHLEIQTRDAHAVAAGVRNAGAIFIGRYTPVSLGDYAAGSNHVLPTGGCACHSSGLSVQTFLRGVQVVEYDREALAGIAAHVVDLSTAEDLPGHGDAIRARFDWTVPGS, translated from the coding sequence GTGATCTCTCGAATCGACCTGCGCGGCTCCGTCACGGACCCGCGCGACCTGCTGCCCCGTGCCGAGTTCGACGTGGAGGCCGCCCTGGAGAAGGTGCGGCCGATCTGCGAGGACGTCCGCCATCGCGGGGTCGCGGCGCTGATCGAGATCACCGAGCGCTTCGACGGCGTGCGGCTGGAGAGCACCCGCGTCCCCGAGGAGCGGATCACCGCCGCCCTGGAGACCCTCGACCCGAAGGTGCGCGCCGCGCTGGAGGAGTCGATCCGCCGCGCCCGGATCGTGCACGCGGACCAGCGCCGCACCGGCCACACCACCCAGGTGGTGCCCGGCGGCACCGTCACCCAGCGCTGGGTGCCGGTCGACCGGGTCGGCATGTACGTGCCGGGCGGCCTGGCGGTGTACCCGTCCTCCGTGGTGATGAGCGTCGTCCCGGCGCAGGCGGCCGGCGTCCGCGGCATCGCGGTCACCTCCCCGCCGCAGAAGGCATTCGGCGGCGGGGTGCACCCGACGATCCTGGCGGCCTGCGCGCTGCTCGACGTCACCGAGGTGTACGCGGTCGGCGGTGCCCAGGCGGTCGCGATGTTCGCGCTCGGCACGGAGGAGTGCGAGCCGGTCAACATCGTCACCGGTCCGGGCAACATCTACGTGGCCGCCGCGAAGCGCCTGTTCGCCGGCCGGATCGGCATCGACTCCGAAGCCGGCCCGACCGAGATCATGGTCCTCGCCGACGACAGCGCCGACGCGGTCGAGGTCGCCTCCGACCTGATCAGCCAGGCCGAGCACGGCCCGACCTCCGGCTCGGTGCTGGTCACCGACTCCCCGGAGCTGGCCGACGCGGTCGAGGCGGAGCTGAAGGACCAGGTCGCCCGCACCAAGCACAGCGAGCGGGTGGCCCGGGCGCTCGGCGGCCCGCAGTCCGGCATCATCCTGGTCGACGGCGTCGAGCAGGGGCTGGCGGTCGTCAACGCGTACGCCGCCGAGCACCTGGAGATCCAGACCCGGGACGCGCACGCGGTCGCCGCCGGGGTCCGCAACGCGGGCGCGATCTTCATCGGCCGGTACACCCCGGTGTCGCTCGGCGACTACGCGGCCGGCTCCAACCACGTGCTGCCCACCGGCGGCTGCGCCTGCCACTCCTCCGGACTCTCGGTGCAGACCTTCCTGCGCGGCGTCCAGGTCGTCGAGTACGACCGCGAGGCGCTGGCCGGCATCGCCGCGCACGTGGTCGACCTCTCCACCGCCGAGGACCTCCCGGGCCACGGCGACGCGATCCGCGCCCGCTTCGACTGGACGGTCCCCGGCTCTTGA
- a CDS encoding aspartate-semialdehyde dehydrogenase: protein MRIGIVGATGQVGGVVRSILAERDFPVEQLRLFASARSAGRTLPWKDTEVTVEDAATADYSGLDIVIFSAGGSTSKALAPKVAAAGAVVIDNSSAWRRDPEVPLVVAEVNPHAIADRPKGIIANPNCTTMAAMPVLRPLHDEAGLVSLVVSTYQAVSGSGVAGVSELHDQARKVVDGAAALAHDGSAVEYPAPNVYKRPIAFNVVPLAGSIVEDGSNETDEEQKLRHESRRILEIPELKVSGTCVRVPVFTGHSLQVNARFARPLTPQRAAELLAGAAGVELTDIPTPLQAAGQDPTYVGRIRADETVDNGLSLFLSNDNLRKGAALNAVQLAELVAAELG, encoded by the coding sequence ATGAGGATCGGCATCGTGGGTGCCACCGGCCAGGTGGGCGGCGTCGTCCGCAGCATCCTGGCGGAACGGGACTTCCCGGTGGAGCAGCTGCGGCTGTTCGCCTCGGCGCGTTCCGCCGGGCGGACGCTGCCGTGGAAGGACACCGAGGTCACCGTCGAGGACGCGGCCACCGCCGACTACAGCGGCCTGGACATCGTGATCTTCTCGGCGGGCGGCAGCACCTCCAAGGCGCTCGCGCCCAAGGTCGCCGCGGCCGGCGCCGTCGTCATCGACAACTCCTCCGCCTGGCGCCGCGACCCCGAGGTCCCGCTGGTCGTCGCCGAGGTCAACCCGCACGCGATCGCGGACCGCCCCAAGGGGATCATCGCCAACCCCAACTGCACCACCATGGCGGCCATGCCCGTGCTGCGCCCGCTGCACGACGAGGCCGGGCTGGTCTCCCTGGTGGTCTCCACCTACCAGGCCGTCTCCGGCAGCGGCGTCGCCGGCGTCTCCGAACTGCACGACCAGGCCCGCAAGGTGGTGGACGGCGCCGCGGCGCTCGCCCACGACGGGTCGGCCGTCGAGTACCCGGCGCCGAACGTCTACAAGCGTCCGATCGCGTTCAACGTCGTCCCGCTGGCCGGGTCGATCGTCGAGGACGGCTCCAACGAGACCGACGAGGAGCAGAAGCTCCGGCACGAGAGCCGCAGGATCCTGGAGATCCCGGAGCTCAAGGTCTCCGGCACCTGCGTCCGCGTCCCGGTCTTCACCGGCCACTCGCTGCAGGTCAACGCCCGCTTCGCCCGCCCGCTCACCCCGCAGCGCGCGGCCGAGCTGCTGGCCGGCGCGGCCGGTGTCGAGCTCACCGACATCCCGACCCCGCTGCAGGCCGCCGGCCAGGACCCGACCTACGTCGGCCGGATCCGCGCGGACGAAACCGTCGACAACGGCCTGTCGCTGTTCCTCTCCAACGACAACCTGCGCAAGGGCGCCGCGCTCAATGCCGTCCAGCTTGCCGAGCTGGTCGCCGCCGAGCTCGGCTGA
- the hisH gene encoding imidazole glycerol phosphate synthase subunit HisH, with the protein MAKNVVVLDYGSGNLRSAQRAVERTGANVTVTSDFQAALDADGLLVPGVGAFEACMRGLKAVRGEQIIGRRLAGGRPVLGICVGMQILFERGVEHGVETAGCDEWPGTVEPLEAPVVPHMGWNTVDAPEGSRLFAGLDADTRFYFVHSYGVRHWELEVHSERLNPPLVTWATHGHRFVAAVENGPLWATQFHPEKSGDAGAALLTNWVTTL; encoded by the coding sequence ATGGCCAAGAACGTCGTCGTCCTCGACTACGGTTCCGGCAACCTCCGTTCCGCGCAGCGCGCCGTCGAGCGCACCGGCGCGAACGTCACCGTCACCTCCGACTTCCAGGCCGCCCTCGACGCGGACGGCCTGCTGGTGCCCGGCGTCGGCGCCTTCGAGGCCTGCATGCGCGGCCTCAAGGCCGTCCGCGGCGAGCAGATCATCGGCCGCCGGCTCGCCGGCGGCCGGCCGGTGCTCGGCATCTGCGTCGGCATGCAGATCCTCTTCGAGCGGGGCGTCGAGCACGGCGTCGAGACCGCCGGCTGCGACGAGTGGCCCGGCACGGTCGAGCCGCTGGAGGCCCCGGTCGTCCCGCACATGGGCTGGAACACCGTCGACGCCCCCGAGGGCAGCCGGCTCTTCGCCGGCCTCGACGCCGACACGCGCTTCTACTTCGTGCACTCCTACGGCGTGCGCCACTGGGAGCTGGAGGTCCACAGCGAGCGGCTGAACCCCCCGCTGGTCACCTGGGCCACCCACGGCCACCGGTTCGTCGCCGCGGTGGAGAACGGCCCGCTGTGGGCCACCCAGTTCCACCCCGAGAAGTCCGGCGACGCCGGCGCCGCCCTGCTGACCAACTGGGTCACCACCCTCTGA
- the hisB gene encoding imidazoleglycerol-phosphate dehydratase HisB, with the protein MSRIGRVERTTKETSVLVEIDLDGTGKTDISTGVGFYDHMLDQLGRHGLFDLTVKTDGDLHIDTHHTIEDTALALGAAFKQALGDKVGIYRFGNCTVPLDESLAQVTVDLSGRPYLVHTEPESMAPMIGAYDTTMTRHILESFVAQAQVALHVHVPYGRNAHHIVECQFKALARALRYASERDPRAAGILPSTKGAL; encoded by the coding sequence ATGTCCCGTATCGGCCGCGTCGAACGCACCACCAAGGAGACCTCGGTCCTCGTCGAGATCGACCTCGACGGCACCGGAAAGACCGACATCTCCACGGGCGTCGGGTTCTACGACCACATGCTCGACCAGCTCGGCCGCCACGGCCTCTTCGACCTCACGGTCAAGACCGACGGCGACCTGCACATCGACACCCACCACACCATCGAGGACACCGCCCTCGCCCTGGGCGCCGCCTTCAAGCAGGCGCTCGGCGACAAGGTCGGCATCTACCGCTTCGGCAACTGCACCGTCCCGCTGGACGAGTCGCTCGCCCAGGTCACCGTCGACCTCTCCGGCCGCCCCTACCTGGTGCACACCGAGCCCGAGTCGATGGCGCCGATGATCGGCGCCTACGACACCACGATGACCCGGCACATCCTGGAGTCGTTCGTGGCGCAGGCCCAGGTCGCGCTGCACGTCCACGTGCCGTACGGCCGCAACGCGCACCACATCGTGGAGTGCCAGTTCAAGGCGCTCGCCCGGGCGCTGCGCTACGCCTCCGAGCGCGACCCGCGCGCGGCCGGCATCCTCCCCTCGACCAAGGGTGCACTGTGA
- a CDS encoding histidinol-phosphate transaminase translates to MNIDDLPIRDELRGQSPYGAPQLDVPVQLNTNENPYPLPEPLVARIAERVAEAARHLNRYPDRDAVELREGLADYLTRTTGHAVTRTQVWAANGSNEVLQQLLQTFGGPGRTALGFEPSYSMHALISRGTGTGWISGPRNEDFTVDLDAAVAAIAEVRPNVVFVCSPNNPTGTAVAADTVLALYEAAQAARPSLVIVDEAYVEFSHRASLLPLIEGRPNLVVTRTMSKAFGAAGLRLGYLAADPAVVDAVQLVRLPYHLSAVTQATALACLEHTDTLLGYVEQLKAERDRLVDALRGLGLSVTDSDANFIQFGRFADTHAVWQAILDRGVLVRDNGVPGWLRVTAGTPAENDAFLDAVRLSLPSPAPTLDRARLARAASQEL, encoded by the coding sequence TTGAACATCGACGACCTCCCCATCCGCGACGAGCTGCGCGGCCAGTCCCCGTACGGCGCGCCGCAGCTCGACGTCCCCGTCCAGCTGAACACCAACGAGAACCCGTACCCGCTGCCCGAGCCGCTGGTGGCCCGGATCGCCGAACGGGTCGCCGAGGCCGCCCGGCACCTCAACCGCTACCCCGACCGGGACGCCGTCGAGCTGCGCGAGGGCCTGGCCGACTACCTCACCCGGACGACCGGCCACGCCGTCACCCGGACGCAGGTGTGGGCCGCCAACGGCTCCAACGAGGTGCTCCAGCAGCTGCTGCAGACCTTCGGCGGCCCCGGCCGCACCGCCCTCGGCTTCGAGCCCTCGTACTCGATGCACGCGCTGATCTCGCGCGGCACCGGCACCGGCTGGATCTCCGGCCCCCGCAACGAGGACTTCACCGTCGACCTCGACGCGGCCGTCGCCGCGATCGCCGAGGTGCGGCCGAACGTCGTCTTCGTCTGCTCGCCGAACAACCCGACCGGCACCGCCGTCGCCGCCGACACCGTCCTCGCCCTGTACGAGGCCGCGCAGGCCGCCCGGCCCAGCCTGGTGATCGTCGACGAGGCGTACGTCGAGTTCTCGCACCGCGCCTCGCTGCTGCCGCTGATCGAGGGCCGGCCCAACCTCGTCGTCACCCGCACCATGTCGAAGGCGTTCGGCGCGGCCGGGCTGCGGCTCGGGTACCTCGCCGCCGACCCGGCCGTGGTCGACGCCGTCCAGCTGGTGCGGCTGCCCTACCACCTGTCGGCCGTCACCCAGGCCACCGCGCTGGCCTGCCTGGAGCACACCGACACCCTGCTCGGCTACGTCGAGCAGCTCAAGGCCGAGCGCGACCGCCTGGTCGACGCGCTGCGCGGCCTCGGCCTGTCGGTCACCGACTCCGACGCCAACTTCATCCAGTTCGGCCGCTTCGCCGACACCCACGCCGTCTGGCAGGCGATTCTCGATCGGGGCGTGCTCGTCCGCGACAACGGCGTCCCCGGGTGGCTGCGCGTCACCGCCGGTACGCCGGCCGAGAACGACGCCTTCCTGGACGCCGTCCGCCTCTCCCTCCCGTCGCCCGCCCCCACCCTTGATCGTGCGCGCCTCGCGCGCGCAGCCAGTCAGGAGCTGTAA